In Parageobacillus sp. KH3-4, the genomic window CTTTCGTGTTTATTTTGGCTGAACGGAAAGAGAGTGACGAATGTGCGTCATTGGCAAGAAGAAATTGGTGCATTGCCGCTGAAACCGGTAAATTGTTCGGAACGGCTTCAGTTTATTTTCGATCGTTGCGATGTGTATCATTCGTTTATTCAGTTGTGTGAATTGTTTGAGGAAATGGCAAAATTAGCATACAAACAAATGGCAATAAACAAAAGGATGTCTCGGTAAGCGAGACATCCTTTTGTTGTTTAATTTTCATTTTGTTTTTGGATGAGATCGGAGCGCTGCCCTGCGTTTGTGCCAATGGAGTTATTGCGTTGCGTATTATTGTTGTTGTTTCCTATGTTGTTATGTTGGGTATTCCCGTTGGTTCCTCCATTATTGTTATTTTGCGATGGAGGAGTCGTCGGGTTGGTAGATGGTGGCGTTGGAGAAGTTGTTCCACCGGAGTTGTCACCACCGCTATTCCCATTGTTATCATTGTTGCCATTGTTTTCTCCGTTATTGCCATTGTTGCCATGATTATCATCATTGCCGTTATTCCCATTGTTTTCATTGTTGTTGCCGTTTGTTCCATTGCCGTTTTCATTTGGTTGTTGTTCGTTGTTTGTGCCTTGATTTGGTTGATCAGATGGAGGTGTTTGGCCTTGATTTTCATTTCCTTGTATATTTTCGCCTTCTCCTGGCACTCGAACGCTCGTCAACGCTGGCTTGCTTTGGCTTTCTCCTTCTTTCGCGTAAACGGCAAATGTGTAAACAGCGCCTGGCGATGGATTATTAACGATGATGGATTGTTCTCTCGTCATTACAACGTCTTGCTCGCCTTTATCATTTTTTATCCGAATTTCAAAGACGGTATCGCCGTTTGCGTTGCTATAGTTCCATGAAACAACGATGGAATTCGTTGCTTGGTTATATGCTGCTTGCAAGTTCGTTACCGACGGCAACGTTTCCGGGCCGTCGTCTTTTGCCACTTCTGTTGGTTCTGTTCCTCTGACGAAACATTCGTATGTGACTTCGCTTTCTGGCGTATATTTGCTTGCTAGTTTTGGAGGATTAGAACCTTTTTTAATCGGCAGTTTTACAACGCTTTTTGGCATTTTAAAATCGCTGCCGCCATCATCGATATGAGAAATGACACGCTTAAACAAAAGTCGTGAAATTTTTTGCTCGCGGTCTGTTAAATCAGCGGTGCTGCTGCGTTTGCTAAATCCGGTCCAAACCGCTGCTGTATAGTTTGGCGTATAGCCGACAAACCAGCTATCCGGTACGGCCCGTTCAGATAGACCGTATTTTCTCGCGATTTCGCTAGGATAGTTTGTCGTTCCCGTTTTGCCGGCGATATGGAGTCCCGGAACATTCGCAAGCGTACCCGTTCCGTATTGAACAACCGATTTTAACATATCAGTGATCATGTACGCTGTATAATCTTTCATCACTTTTTTCGGTTTCGGTTTTAAGTTCATCTCTGTGCCGTCCGGAAAGACGATTTTCGTGACGGCGTGTGGCTTAATATATACCCCGTTATTGCCAAAAGCGCTGTAAGCTCCAGCCATTTGTAATGGGGAAACGCGATTTTCCAAACCGCCGATCGCATACGCCTCGTGCACTTCGTCAAGCCCCATGCCGAGCCTGTTTGCGAATTCTTTTGCCCGCTCTTTTCCAACGGCTTGAAATGCTTTGAGCGCTGGAATGTTGCGGGATTTTGCCAACGCGTAGCGCATCGTAATCGGACCTAAATATCTTCTATCAGCATTTCGAATCGGTTTGCCGTTAGAGTAAGAATATGGTTCATCGACAATTTGGTGAGCAGTCGACCATTTTAAATATTCAATCGCCGGACCGTAATCCAAAATCGGCTTAATGGACGAGCCAGGCTGACCGACTGGCTGAATTGCATAGTTGAACCCAAACGTCACGTTTTCGCGGTGGCGTCCGCCGCCAAGCGCACGAATTTCACCTGTTTTGGTGTCAATAAGCGCGATTGCCGACTGCAAATCTTTTTTATTGGTAAACAACGTATCGGAATTTAATAAATCCTCCACATATTTTTGCGCATCTTGGTCTAGCGTCGTATAAATTTTTAATCCGTCTTCAAAGACGTTTACATTCGCTTGATCTGTCACTTCTTTAATGACTTCGTCGATAAACGAATCGTACGGAATGGAGTTATTGTGTTTTTTCCGTTCAACAAGCATCGATTTGATTGGCACTTGTTTTGCTTTTTCCGCTTCCTCTTTTGTGATAAATCCATGTTTTGCCATAAGCGACAACACAACATCCCGCCGTTTTTTCGCGGCCTCCGGATGGTCATACGGGTTATAGTTGTTTGGGCTTTGCGGCATTCCTGCGAGCAGCGCTGCTTCAGGAAGCGTTAAGTCTTTTAAATTTGTTTTTCCAAAGTAATATTCTGCCGCTTTCGCAACACCGTAAATGCCGTCTGAATAATAAATTTTGTTGAAATACATTTCCAAAATTTCATGTTTCGAATACTTTTGTTCCAAACGAAGCGCAAGCCATGCTTCTTGTGCTTTTCGTTTTAACGTTTTTTCCGAAGAAAGGAAAGTG contains:
- a CDS encoding PBP1A family penicillin-binding protein → MSGEYRSRVERKQATKRTKQKKAKKRKSASLFKKLATAVLLFMIIGMVGGIATFAYFIKDTPPLDEAKIKDPLSSTVYDMNGHKIAELGGHKRTYISYKDIPKVLEDAVLATEDARFYEHHGVDFVRLAGAVVANVKEGFGSEGGSTITQQVVKLTFLSSEKTLKRKAQEAWLALRLEQKYSKHEILEMYFNKIYYSDGIYGVAKAAEYYFGKTNLKDLTLPEAALLAGMPQSPNNYNPYDHPEAAKKRRDVVLSLMAKHGFITKEEAEKAKQVPIKSMLVERKKHNNSIPYDSFIDEVIKEVTDQANVNVFEDGLKIYTTLDQDAQKYVEDLLNSDTLFTNKKDLQSAIALIDTKTGEIRALGGGRHRENVTFGFNYAIQPVGQPGSSIKPILDYGPAIEYLKWSTAHQIVDEPYSYSNGKPIRNADRRYLGPITMRYALAKSRNIPALKAFQAVGKERAKEFANRLGMGLDEVHEAYAIGGLENRVSPLQMAGAYSAFGNNGVYIKPHAVTKIVFPDGTEMNLKPKPKKVMKDYTAYMITDMLKSVVQYGTGTLANVPGLHIAGKTGTTNYPSEIARKYGLSERAVPDSWFVGYTPNYTAAVWTGFSKRSSTADLTDREQKISRLLFKRVISHIDDGGSDFKMPKSVVKLPIKKGSNPPKLASKYTPESEVTYECFVRGTEPTEVAKDDGPETLPSVTNLQAAYNQATNSIVVSWNYSNANGDTVFEIRIKNDKGEQDVVMTREQSIIVNNPSPGAVYTFAVYAKEGESQSKPALTSVRVPGEGENIQGNENQGQTPPSDQPNQGTNNEQQPNENGNGTNGNNNENNGNNGNDDNHGNNGNNGENNGNNDNNGNSGGDNSGGTTSPTPPSTNPTTPPSQNNNNGGTNGNTQHNNIGNNNNNTQRNNSIGTNAGQRSDLIQKQNEN